A genomic region of Eucalyptus grandis isolate ANBG69807.140 chromosome 5, ASM1654582v1, whole genome shotgun sequence contains the following coding sequences:
- the LOC104443722 gene encoding non-specific lipid transfer protein GPI-anchored 8, which translates to MATTSRRAMPLLPAAAAAALLLLLAAALAGAQTPAQTCVSKLTDCAAYLNTTTTPPDTCCTPLKEVVNTQLTCLCNVLKSPGLLISMGIDVQKAFQLTRRCGVSRDTSKCNGTATPPSSSTTAPPPPTAGGDSDAGRIAWSGILSLFLILASTMFY; encoded by the exons atgGCCACGACTTCTCGCCGGGCGATGCCCCTCctgccggcggcggcggcggcggcgctgctgctgcttctggCCGCCGCCCTCGCGGGGGCGCAGACGCCGGCGCAGACCTGCGTGTCGAAGCTCACCGACTGCGCCGCCTATCTGAACACGACGACGACCCCGCCGGACACGTGCTGCACCCCGCTCAAGGAGGTGGTGAACACCCAACTGACCTGCCTCTGCAACGTCCTCAAGTCGCCGGGCCTGCTCATCTCCATGGGGATCGACGTCCAGAAGGCCTTCCAGCTCACGAGGAGGTGCGGCGTCTCCAGAGACACCAGCAAATGCAACG GGACCGCCACGCCTCCATCGTCGTCGACGACGGCGCCGCCGCCAC CGACAGCTGGAGGCGACAGCGACGCCGGCAGGATAGCTTGGAGCGGAATCTTGAGCTTATTCCTGATTCTGGCATCGACGATGTTTTATTGA